From the Manihot esculenta cultivar AM560-2 chromosome 14, M.esculenta_v8, whole genome shotgun sequence genome, the window TGGCTCTATTCTGATAGAAATTGGAATGCATTTGATATCCAATGATGTCAAAAAATGGTTTCAGTGGTAGTACTCCATATTCGTTTGGAAATATGAGTTCACTGGAAATTTTAGATTTATCCCACAACAATTTCACTGGAAGCATCCCAAGTAGCTTATTAAAATGTAACCAATTGAAAATAATGGATGTCAGTTATAATAATCTCTCTGGTAAGCTTCCTAATTGGATAGGAAATAGGTCTCATCTTCAAATTTTGGATCTTTCACAGAACAACATTTCTGGAAGTTTACCATCCAATTTCTATCCAAGAGATTTACAGAAGTACATTTGTCTAAAAATATGCTGCAAGGATTGTTAAAGGATTCATTCTATAATTGCCCTTCATTGGTGGTTTTAGATCTTAGCCATAATAATTTGATTGGAAGAATTCCAAAATGGATTGGAGAGATTCCATTGGGCTATATTCTCTTGAGTCATAATCATTTTGAAGGAAAAATCCCAATTCAGCTATGCAAGTTGGATAAGTTAAGCTTGATTGATCTTTCTCATAACAATCTTTCTGGTCATGTTCCTTATTGCCTAAGCTGTAGTGGTATTTTTTACCAAGATGCTGGGAGTTCAATATATCTTCAAGTGCCTGTGGAGTTTACAACCAAATATTCTTCCTATGTTTACCAACCAAACATCCTCCGCTACTTTTTGGGGATCGATCTCTCTTGCAACAATTTGACAGGTGAAATTCCTCCTGAAATTGGAACTCTCAGCATGATCAAGGTATTGAATTTGACACATAACAAGTTGATTGGTGCAATACCACCAACATTTTCAAACCTGGGGCAAATTGAGAGCTTGGATCTTTCTTATAACAATTTGGAAGGGAAATTTCCTCCTCAACTTAATCAGCTATATTCTCTAGTTGTATTCAATGTAGCACACAACAATCTATCTGGCAAAACACTTGAGAGGGTTGCACAATTTGCAACATTTGACCAGAGTAGCTACGAGGGAAATCTTTTGTTGTGTGGACTGCCACTGCCGAAGAGTTGCAACAACACATCTCCATCACCACCAGTAACTCCaacagaagaaaaagaagataaaGGCTTCATGGatatgggtgttttctatgtgaGCTTTGTGGTGTCGTACACCATGGTGTTGTTAATAACAGCAGCAGTTCtatacataaacccatactgGCGACGAAGATGGTTTTACTTCATAGAAACGAGCCTTATCAATTGCTACTATTTTCTGGTGGACAATATTCCTCTACTGTCCAAATTTGGACTTTCATAGAATTGAGGCTTGACAAGTTCAATGCTTGACTATCTGTGTTTTCCAATGTTCAATTAATTGCATTTTGTTCTTGATTTCTGTCATTTGTAATTGACCTAAGctaatttttgtttgaaatataATTGTTGGACATTGTTAATATTACATGTTAAGTTGTGATTCGCTTCTTCATGGATGAGAGACtatgaaaaattattcaaaacaTTGTTAATATCTCcattattcaaataaatttttataaaattatacaataattgcatattttttaaatgaaaattttttaaattaaaaaatattaaaatttttcatttcaaataataatgaaaattataCTATCTGACTCCGCGccctaattataaaaaaaaactctaaatttGATTAGCTTTAACAATTATATCTAAacatttttcttaataaatGTACTTCAAATTATAGTGATGGAATTAATTGTAGACTAATGATAGCTAGTTAATCCAAAGAAGCCACATGATACTGCCACGTATTAGAGTCGGGTGTTTTGATTAGCCTAGCTGGACGATCCAACCAGTGTTGTACATGTGGTTTATGAAGGAGAACCGGGTCAAGAAGCCGATGGGGTTTGACTAATTTTGGCACTCTAATGGTTAAGTTAATGAGAGTTATAAGGAAAAATATTATAGAGTAAAAAAATGGAAAGAGAACTTAAAAGGATTTGCTAAATGTAAAAGTCATATTCTATATATGCCTAATATAAGTGTATTTATACCTGCAaggtattttttataatttaattattttaaattattcagaTTAACGATCGActttttaattctattaaagTGAATACAACAAGTAGAAGTGTAcactattttttattacaatggaataattaaattaaattgataaattttaattattttaatagatgaAGTGCGgttgaattattaattaataatttttttattatttattttattatctctcgaatatttgaaataattgaatttttattaaataatatatttaattataattttattaataaaatattatttataatgattatttttataattttattattattattaattttataataattattttattaaaataagttatattttttattatttttaaaattaaaaatcataattgTATATTTTAAGTACATATTTAATGAATCaacaatatgaaatttttttttttttacaaatcaaacatatcgattttagtttgatttgattttttttttaaattttagtttgattaatattttaagagccaagaaattttaatttagtttagtcAGTTTATTCAAATGCTCACCCTAATAACAAATATGattattatttcaaatataaagaatcataaattattatttttcaaagatAGTGTAATCGTATTGTTAAttgttatataaatttatatatataaatcttaataaaaattttaaggtgtagaaaattattaaataagaaagtaatctttttaaaaatgactaaaatatttttcataaaacagTCTTAATCAAAATAAgatataaaattactatttataattataaaaagaaatcaCCCAACTTATAAACAAATATGAgaacatatttttaaaacttataaattaatttgagcaatttataaattaaaacaaaCACATCTTAAAATTGTTAAAGCTAGGAAAGATTGTATTTCATAACCATTACCCCTTTAAtattgttggacctaaatgtcctaatccttgttttgatgattcataaacaattggtgtgctactaattatttccaagagtgtttgtattgagcttgcaggtcccttattgaaacaaatgatattgcttcagtcacaaaagtgaaaagtgtcaaatatggaagcgtaccacaagaaagggataataaactatttttgtttatgctttgttatattctattcattgtgaatttcaagtaattgattgtgatggctcaaggttccttcttttctaaaagttcttttagatatggccaattTTTCTAGGTACTTGACTTTTAGggatcaaaatgaaattttccaaaagaagtgattttgaaattatttttcatcaaaatgaaagttctaaaaatataggttataaaaattcaaacggattgaaaaatggatttttgtagcctaagttatgatttttcaaagttttaaagaaggattttttgtgccccctaaatacaaccttcggcttccgaaagtcagggacagaaacgaaagtcccctatgttcggccgccgaacattgactttcggccgccgaagtgggtttttcaaccagcccccaaagtgtaaccttcggcttccgaaagtgagggacaaagacgaaagtcccacactttcggccgccgaacatttaaccttcggccgccgaaagtgtgttttgggtctgcctccgaagcctaaagttcggcttccgaaagagaggaacagagacgaaagtcacccaagttcggccgccgaaagttcttttttaaaggaatagtttcttcacctcaaatggttcggccgccgaactctaagcttaggccgccgaacctgagttttctgggcacggtataacggttattttttaacaaaaacggctctatttgcatttaatgcatccccaacggccatatttatgatagaactataaatacaacttgcttttgatgtgaagaggttacaacaaccatctaagcaaatatttattgagattacagcatttttcattctctctctctctcaaaaccttgagccaaagcattgatttcttgaaagcttgttttgagttgtaattgattggcttctctgagtgagtaaaggttgattgagagattctgttgttgtgagtgtggcattgagcaaagaattgctcttgagttgaaaaagagatttgtaaagagcaaagacttgctctaagattgtaagggttttgatcttcacccaaagaagatttgatagtggagttgaactctcaagtggaccttgaggagaggacgtaggcttggatagctgaacctctataaatctttgtgttgatttttttctcttccctattctcttctaatttcttgtctttgccattaaattttttataaacccaattcacccccttttgggttgcctcaaggaacaacaaatatattatatatagaaatatttaaaatataaaaaatattatatattactcattcgttttataatttttatttattttacttttttatatatatttaaaaaataatattttattaattttttagttatattcatcttaaaaatattaaattattaaatattaaaatatattttaaatatttatttaaaaaaataacgatTAATGAAATGgtcttttaaaaataagaaaaaattaaaaaagttattataatgtaaaaatataaaagtgaataataattttaaaataattgaaaaagataataaaaattataaaactgaGAGAATaccaattaatataaaataatattgctattaaaaaattaattgtgattaaagttttatttgtttgtaaaagataatttatatttaaaatattttttaataaaataatttattttttataatttaattataatttaaaaaataaaatttattaaaaaatttatatatccaGAAGTTAATAAATATGTCATGAcgtaaaaaataacttaattttttcaaatgagaaaattaatttttttaaaatgatttattttttaataaaaaatattttttattaactaaaatttttaagtatttcaaacagaaaaaaaatatgaaaataatgtTTTTCATAAAACAAAGTTTAAGCAATTTTAGAAATaatggtttaattttttaaaaaatagataattaatgtttaaattctTAACTTGgattcttgaattttttttttttagtttaataatgGTTTACACTTAAAGATAGACTATTACAGCTTTTCAAAAGTGATACAATTTGCATGATGTTGAATGGattttttaattgttaattttataaagat encodes:
- the LOC122721789 gene encoding receptor-like protein 15; its protein translation is MLQGLLKDSFYNCPSLVVLDLSHNNLIGRIPKWIGEIPLGYILLSHNHFEGKIPIQLCKLDKLSLIDLSHNNLSGHVPYCLSCSGIFYQDAGSSIYLQVPVEFTTKYSSYVYQPNILRYFLGIDLSCNNLTGEIPPEIGTLSMIKVLNLTHNKLIGAIPPTFSNLGQIESLDLSYNNLEGKFPPQLNQLYSLVVFNVAHNNLSGKTLERVAQFATFDQSSYEGNLLLCGLPLPKSCNNTSPSPPVTPTEEKEDKGFMDMGVFYVSFVVSYTMVLLITAAVLYINPYWRRRWFYFIETSLINCYYFLVDNIPLLSKFGLS